A stretch of the Papaver somniferum cultivar HN1 chromosome 6, ASM357369v1, whole genome shotgun sequence genome encodes the following:
- the LOC113290540 gene encoding uncharacterized protein LOC113290540, with the protein MIILLTGSSDFLIQKLIVALSKEFAMKDLGNVHYFLGIEASRTDNAIVLIQQKYTLELLSKEQMLKCKPCDTPVAKCKRFSIHDGVLLDDPLEYKTIVGSLQYLTYTSPDICFGVNYVSQFMHALTDQHILLVKKILRYLKGTICAGISLQKGDIHSLLAYTDSEWAGCPDTRRSTSGYVVFMVTSVISWSSKTQPTFFRSSAEVEYKCLILSVGELQWLTYIMTKHVEVNYHTIREVVGDGSLRVVHVIYEEQLADVFTKGMCYPTFTRLLSGLLHFPATTADASSANTTTSTTSVADAD; encoded by the exons atgatCATTTTGCTAACTGGTAGCTCTGATTTTCTTATTCAAAAATTGATTGTGGCATTAAGTAAGGAGTTTGCTATGAAGGACTTAGGAAATGTTCATTATTTTCTGGGAATTGAAGCTTCTAGAACTGATAATGCTATTGTTCTGATACAACAGAAGTATACTTTAGAATTGTTAAGTAAAGAACAAATGCTTAAGTGTAAACCCTGTGATACACCTGTTGCTAAGTGTAAAAGGTTCTCAATTCATGATGGAGTGTTGTTAGATGATCCTTTAGAATACAAAACAATTGTGGGAAGTCTTCAGTATTTAACATATACAAGTCCTGACATTTGTTTTGGTGTAAACTATGTTTCCCAATTTATGCATGCCCTAACTGATCAACATATATTATTAGTCAAGAAGATTTTAAGATATCTTAAAGGAACTATATGTGCTGGTATTTCTCTGCAGAAGGGGGATATTCATTCTCTGTTAGCATACACTGATTCAGAGTGGGCTGGTTGCCCAGATACAAGAAGGTCAACCTCTGGTTATGTGGTATTCATGGTCACTTCTGTTATTTCTTGGTCTTCAAAGACACAACCTACATTTTTTAGAAGTTCAGCTGAAGTAGAATATAAATGCCTCATTTTATCTGTTGGAGAGTTACAGTGGCTTACTTACATTAT GACCAAGCATGTGGAAGTAAATTATCATACAATAAGGGAAGTAGTTGGAGATGGATCTCTCAGGGTTGTTCATGTTATTTATGAAGAGCAGTTGGCAGATGTCTTCACTAAAGGGATGTGTTATCCCACATTCACAAGATTATTGTCTGGTTTACTTCATTTCCCTGCTACAACTGCTGATGCTTCTTCTGCAAATACTACTACTTCTACAACTTCAGTTGCTGATGCTGATTGA